A genomic stretch from Mya arenaria isolate MELC-2E11 chromosome 10, ASM2691426v1 includes:
- the LOC128206356 gene encoding ankyrin repeat and protein kinase domain-containing protein 1-like isoform X2, which translates to MVKISFIQYLRPNPDVIVPMVKCLSMSREDLHQDSCTLLALLRRDEDSLNDAGKQLVKQNREYARDVFTHQVDGWAPFHAFVLRGARRMVKLCLKCGVNPNLSLGAIDGLPSGCTALHLAAHRGDVSIINVLIANGAELDVKDDINRTPVLYASLANNTLAVKTLQRAGADMTGCDTNKTSEDMTSSPIMCLLPFVCSGVRR; encoded by the coding sequence ttttatCCAGTACCTCCGACCGAATCCTGACGTCATCGTTCCCATGGTTAAATGTCTCTCAATGAGCAGGGAGGACCTTCACCAGGACTCCTGCACCCTATTGGCCCTTTTGCGCCGGGACGAAGATAGCCTGAACGATGCCGGTAAACAGTTGGTAAAACAAAACCGCGAATACGCGCGTGACGTCTTCACGCACCAAGTTGACGGCTGGGCTCCTTTTCACGCGTTTGTGTTACGTGGAGCGCGCAGAATGGTGAAATTGTGCTTAAAATGTGGAGTCAATCCAAATTTGTCGTTGGGTGCCATTGATGGTCTCCCGAGTGGATGCACTGCGCTACATTTGGCGGCCCACAGGGGTGACGTcagtattataaatgttttaatcgctAATGGTGCCGAGTTAGACGTCAAAGATGACATTAACAGAACTCCGGTGCTCTACGCTTCATTAGCGAATAATACTCTTGCGGTGAAAACATTACAGCGCGCAGGCGCGGACATGACAGGATGTGATACAAATAAAACGTCAGAGGACATGACGTCATCTCCAATAATGTGCCTACTTCCGTTTGTGTGTTCCGGGGTTAGACGGTAG
- the LOC128206356 gene encoding ankyrin repeat and protein kinase domain-containing protein 1-like isoform X3, protein MVKCLSMSREDLHQDSCTLLALLRRDEDSLNDAGKQLVKQNREYARDVFTHQVDGWAPFHAFVLRGARRMVKLCLKCGVNPNLSLGAIDGLPSGCTALHLAAHRGDVSIINVLIANGAELDVKDDINRTPVLYASLANNTLAVKTLQRAGADMTGCDTNKTSEDMTSSPIMCLLPFVCSGVRR, encoded by the coding sequence ATGGTTAAATGTCTCTCAATGAGCAGGGAGGACCTTCACCAGGACTCCTGCACCCTATTGGCCCTTTTGCGCCGGGACGAAGATAGCCTGAACGATGCCGGTAAACAGTTGGTAAAACAAAACCGCGAATACGCGCGTGACGTCTTCACGCACCAAGTTGACGGCTGGGCTCCTTTTCACGCGTTTGTGTTACGTGGAGCGCGCAGAATGGTGAAATTGTGCTTAAAATGTGGAGTCAATCCAAATTTGTCGTTGGGTGCCATTGATGGTCTCCCGAGTGGATGCACTGCGCTACATTTGGCGGCCCACAGGGGTGACGTcagtattataaatgttttaatcgctAATGGTGCCGAGTTAGACGTCAAAGATGACATTAACAGAACTCCGGTGCTCTACGCTTCATTAGCGAATAATACTCTTGCGGTGAAAACATTACAGCGCGCAGGCGCGGACATGACAGGATGTGATACAAATAAAACGTCAGAGGACATGACGTCATCTCCAATAATGTGCCTACTTCCGTTTGTGTGTTCCGGGGTTAGACGGTAG